A single region of the Massilia sp. erpn genome encodes:
- a CDS encoding histidine phosphatase family protein, with protein MDLILWRHAEAEAGGPDLPDMERALTGKGQKQARRMGHWLNSQLPENCRILASPAVRTLQTVEALGRKFKTHPDLAPDADPEAILRAANWPAGKEAVLIVGHQPTLGQTAALLMTGAVQEWEMRKAAAWWFVQREPGDPASLYLKAVMSSDLVVK; from the coding sequence ATGGACCTGATACTGTGGCGTCACGCGGAGGCGGAAGCGGGCGGCCCCGACCTGCCCGATATGGAGCGCGCCCTGACCGGCAAGGGACAGAAGCAGGCGCGGCGCATGGGTCACTGGCTCAATTCCCAGTTGCCGGAAAACTGCCGCATCCTGGCCAGTCCCGCCGTGCGCACCCTGCAAACGGTGGAAGCGCTGGGCCGCAAGTTCAAGACCCATCCCGATCTGGCGCCGGACGCCGATCCTGAGGCTATCCTGCGCGCCGCCAACTGGCCGGCCGGCAAGGAGGCGGTACTGATCGTCGGCCACCAGCCGACCCTGGGCCAGACCGCCGCGCTGTTAATGACGGGCGCGGTGCAGGAATGGGAAATGCGCAAGGCCGCCGCCTGGTGGTTTGTGCAGCGCGAGCCGGGCGACCCGGCCAGCCTGTATTTGAAGGCCGTGATGTCGTCCGACCTGGTGGTGAAGTAA
- the ppk1 gene encoding polyphosphate kinase 1 yields MKPDMRMEANRNSILLDREISQLMFNRRVLANAEDPAIPLLERLRYLCIVSSNLDEFFEVRVASLLAAASVDGALSEHPALVATLNRVSNECHALVKRQYEVLNTEVLPELAARNVHLLRHSERNDAQRAWVKEYFEREVRPLLTPIGLDPAHPFPQVVNKSLNFIVALSGKDAFGRGTAIAIVKAPRVLPRVIRLPDELSDGTGGIAFCLLSSIIHAHISDLFAGREVIAYSQFRVTRDSDLWVDEDEVKNLRQALKGELQGRQFGRSVRLEVAKNCPPELSQFLLDQFSLDQSRLYRVDGPVNMVRLNEIIEHVKDATLRFPPFFPGSVTKVASGDIFATLREHDILLHHPFQSFQTVIDFVRSAALDPSVVAIKQTVYRTGMNSDLMEALIAAARMGKEVTVIVELMARFDEEANINWADKLEQVGAQVVYGVVGLKTHAKMALVIRREEGALRYYAHLGTGNYHPTTTKFYTDFGLLTCDPQLGKDVNEVFMHLTSLTKPQKLTHLWLAPFALQSEIIKAIRNEAKIARAGRPGRIIVKVNALVDESVIRALYAASHDGVKIDLIVRGACTLKPGVPGLSENIRVRSIIGRFLEHSRIYYFRNDLAHDVYLASADWMNRNLFRRIEVAFPVLDKALKRRVITEGLNPYLKDNTNAWELEPDGHYLRRKPRGKQVLFGAQQHLMDILGTPADQAGS; encoded by the coding sequence ATGAAGCCTGATATGCGTATGGAAGCAAACAGGAACAGCATCCTGCTGGACCGCGAAATCTCCCAGCTGATGTTCAACCGGCGCGTGCTGGCCAACGCCGAGGATCCGGCGATTCCTTTATTAGAGCGCCTGCGCTATCTGTGCATCGTCAGCAGCAATCTCGATGAATTCTTTGAAGTGCGCGTGGCCAGCCTGCTGGCGGCGGCCAGCGTCGATGGCGCCCTGTCCGAGCACCCGGCCCTGGTGGCGACGCTGAACCGGGTCAGCAACGAGTGCCATGCCCTGGTCAAGCGCCAGTACGAAGTCTTGAATACCGAAGTGCTGCCGGAACTGGCGGCCAGGAATGTGCACCTGCTGCGGCATAGCGAGCGCAACGATGCGCAGCGGGCCTGGGTCAAGGAGTATTTCGAACGCGAAGTGCGCCCCCTGCTGACCCCGATCGGCCTCGATCCGGCCCACCCCTTCCCGCAAGTGGTCAACAAGAGCCTGAACTTCATCGTCGCCCTGAGCGGCAAGGATGCCTTCGGCCGCGGCACCGCCATCGCCATCGTCAAGGCGCCGCGCGTGCTGCCGCGCGTGATCCGCCTGCCGGACGAATTGTCGGACGGCACCGGCGGCATTGCCTTCTGCCTGCTGTCGTCCATCATCCACGCCCATATCTCGGACCTGTTCGCCGGGCGCGAAGTGATCGCCTATTCCCAGTTCCGCGTGACGCGCGACTCCGACCTGTGGGTGGACGAGGACGAGGTGAAAAATCTGCGCCAGGCGCTGAAAGGCGAGCTGCAAGGCCGCCAGTTCGGCCGTTCGGTGCGGCTGGAAGTGGCCAAGAACTGCCCGCCCGAACTGTCGCAATTCCTGCTCGACCAGTTCAGCCTCGACCAGAGCCGCCTGTACCGCGTCGACGGTCCGGTGAATATGGTGCGCCTGAACGAGATCATCGAGCACGTCAAGGACGCCACGCTGCGCTTCCCGCCCTTCTTCCCCGGCTCGGTCACGAAAGTGGCCAGCGGCGACATCTTCGCCACCCTGCGCGAGCACGACATCCTGCTGCACCACCCCTTCCAGAGTTTCCAGACCGTGATCGACTTCGTGCGCAGCGCCGCCCTCGATCCGAGCGTGGTGGCGATTAAGCAGACCGTCTACCGCACCGGCATGAACTCGGACCTGATGGAGGCGCTGATCGCCGCCGCGCGCATGGGCAAGGAAGTGACCGTGATCGTGGAACTGATGGCGCGCTTCGACGAGGAAGCCAATATCAACTGGGCCGACAAGCTGGAACAGGTCGGCGCCCAGGTGGTGTACGGCGTGGTGGGCCTGAAGACCCATGCCAAGATGGCCCTGGTGATCCGCCGCGAAGAAGGCGCGCTGCGCTACTACGCCCACCTCGGCACCGGCAACTACCACCCGACCACGACCAAGTTCTACACCGACTTCGGCCTGCTGACCTGCGACCCGCAGCTGGGCAAGGACGTTAACGAAGTCTTCATGCACCTGACCAGCCTGACCAAGCCGCAAAAACTGACCCACCTGTGGCTGGCGCCCTTCGCCCTGCAAAGCGAAATCATCAAGGCCATCCGCAACGAGGCCAAGATCGCGCGCGCCGGCCGGCCGGGCCGCATCATCGTCAAGGTCAATGCACTGGTGGACGAATCGGTGATCCGCGCGCTGTATGCCGCCTCCCACGATGGCGTGAAGATCGACCTGATCGTGCGCGGCGCCTGCACGCTGAAGCCGGGCGTACCGGGCCTGTCGGAAAATATCCGGGTGCGCTCCATCATCGGCCGCTTCCTGGAACACAGCCGTATCTATTATTTCCGCAACGACCTGGCGCACGATGTCTACCTGGCCAGCGCGGACTGGATGAACCGCAATCTGTTCCGCCGCATCGAAGTGGCCTTCCCGGTGCTGGACAAGGCGCTCAAGCGGCGCGTGATCACCGAGGGCTTGAATCCCTATCTGAAGGATAATACCAATGCCTGGGAGCTGGAACCGGATGGCCACTACCTGCGGCGCAAACCACGCGGCAAGCAAGTCCTGTTCGGCGCCCAGCAGCATCTGATGGACATCCTCGGCACGCCGGCCGACCAGGCGGGCAGCTGA
- the pstS gene encoding phosphate ABC transporter substrate-binding protein PstS — protein sequence MRMKQLLTTFVVGASAALAFGTAAAADMTGAGATFPYPIYAKWAEQYKAATGNGLNYQSVGSGAGVKQIKAKTVDFGATDSPLKGEELDAEGLTQFPAIMGGVVTVVNVDGLTPGQLKLTGPVVADIYLGKITQWNDAAITALNPGVKLPAAEITVVHRADGSGTSFLFTDYLSKTSPEFKTKIGAGTAVKWVTGVGGKGNEGVAANVQRIKGAIGYVEWAFAKKNKLQHTQLKNKDGNFVQPDDDNFKAAAANAEWTKTPGFGVVLTDQAGKASWPITGVSFILMHKSQADAAKGKEVVKFFEWAFKNGSAAAAELDYVPLPPSVVKLVQDSWKANLKDASGKAIY from the coding sequence ATGCGTATGAAACAACTGTTGACCACTTTCGTAGTAGGCGCTTCCGCTGCCCTGGCGTTCGGCACGGCAGCCGCGGCCGACATGACCGGCGCCGGCGCGACCTTCCCTTACCCGATCTATGCCAAATGGGCTGAGCAGTACAAAGCCGCTACCGGCAACGGTTTGAACTACCAGTCCGTCGGTTCCGGCGCTGGCGTGAAACAGATCAAAGCCAAGACCGTCGATTTCGGCGCCACCGACAGCCCGCTGAAAGGCGAAGAGCTGGACGCGGAAGGCCTGACCCAGTTCCCGGCCATCATGGGTGGCGTGGTCACCGTGGTCAACGTTGACGGCCTGACCCCTGGCCAGCTGAAACTGACCGGCCCTGTGGTCGCCGACATCTACCTGGGCAAAATCACCCAGTGGAACGATGCCGCCATCACCGCCCTGAACCCAGGCGTGAAACTGCCAGCCGCCGAGATCACCGTGGTGCACCGCGCCGACGGCTCCGGCACCTCCTTCCTGTTCACCGACTACCTGTCGAAAACCAGCCCTGAGTTCAAGACCAAGATCGGCGCCGGCACGGCGGTGAAATGGGTAACGGGCGTGGGTGGCAAGGGCAACGAAGGCGTGGCCGCCAATGTGCAGCGTATCAAGGGCGCGATCGGCTACGTGGAGTGGGCTTTCGCCAAGAAAAACAAGCTGCAGCACACCCAGCTGAAAAACAAGGATGGCAACTTCGTGCAGCCTGACGACGACAACTTCAAAGCTGCCGCCGCCAATGCCGAATGGACCAAGACCCCAGGCTTCGGCGTGGTGCTGACCGACCAGGCTGGCAAAGCGTCCTGGCCAATCACCGGCGTGTCCTTCATCCTGATGCACAAATCCCAGGCGGATGCCGCCAAAGGCAAGGAAGTCGTGAAGTTCTTCGAGTGGGCCTTCAAAAACGGTAGCGCCGCTGCCGCCGAACTGGACTACGTACCGCTGCCGCCGAGCGTGGTCAAGCTGGTGCAGGATTCCTGGAAAGCCAACCTGAAAGACGCTTCGGGCAAAGCAATCTACTAA
- a CDS encoding polyamine ABC transporter substrate-binding protein: MAVNGWGKRFGLGLLAAAAIVGQAQAQQEEKVLNIYNWSDYIADDTIKNFEKETGIKVRYDVFDNNEILNSKLAAGKSGYDIVVPTAQWARLQIDAKLLRKLDKSKLGNLSNLDPHIQAKLAKIDPNNDYLVDWLWGYTTVGINVGKVKAALGTMPMPDNAWELIFNPKYASKLKSCGVSFLDSPSEVLPAALIYLGKPAFSTAAADYTEAGKMLSAIRPYVTLFSSSGYINDMANGAVCVALGWSGDINIARQRAIDAKNGQQIQVLVPKTSAALMFDTMAIPADAPHPNNAHLFINYILRPQVHAGLTNKVFYANPNAASVKYVRKDIAENKNVFLSDEDKKRMQAPEAVPADIRRNITRVYTKFKTGM; encoded by the coding sequence ATGGCGGTGAATGGTTGGGGTAAGCGTTTCGGTCTGGGTCTGCTGGCGGCTGCGGCCATCGTGGGCCAAGCTCAGGCGCAGCAGGAAGAGAAAGTCCTGAACATCTACAACTGGTCGGATTACATCGCCGACGACACGATCAAAAACTTTGAAAAAGAAACGGGCATCAAGGTCCGCTATGATGTTTTTGATAATAACGAAATCCTCAATTCCAAGCTGGCCGCCGGCAAGTCGGGCTATGACATCGTGGTGCCGACCGCGCAGTGGGCGCGCCTGCAGATCGACGCCAAGCTGCTGCGCAAGCTCGATAAGAGCAAGCTGGGCAACCTGTCCAATCTGGACCCGCACATCCAGGCCAAGCTGGCCAAGATCGATCCCAACAACGACTACCTGGTGGACTGGCTGTGGGGCTATACCACGGTCGGCATCAATGTCGGTAAGGTCAAGGCCGCGCTCGGCACCATGCCGATGCCGGACAACGCCTGGGAACTGATCTTCAATCCGAAATACGCGTCCAAGCTGAAGTCCTGCGGCGTCTCCTTCCTCGACTCGCCGTCGGAAGTGCTGCCGGCCGCCCTGATCTACCTGGGCAAGCCGGCCTTCTCGACCGCGGCCGCCGACTATACGGAAGCGGGCAAGATGCTGAGCGCCATCCGTCCTTACGTGACCCTGTTCAGCTCCTCGGGCTATATCAATGATATGGCCAACGGCGCCGTCTGCGTGGCCCTGGGCTGGTCGGGCGACATCAATATCGCGCGTCAGCGTGCCATCGACGCCAAGAACGGCCAGCAGATCCAGGTGCTGGTGCCGAAGACCTCGGCCGCCCTGATGTTCGACACCATGGCCATTCCGGCCGATGCGCCGCATCCGAACAATGCCCACCTGTTCATCAACTACATCCTGCGTCCGCAAGTGCATGCGGGACTGACCAACAAGGTGTTCTACGCCAATCCGAATGCGGCCAGTGTCAAGTATGTGCGCAAGGATATTGCCGAGAACAAGAACGTCTTCCTGTCCGACGAGGACAAGAAGCGCATGCAGGCGCCGGAAGCGGTGCCGGCCGATATCCGCCGCAATATCACGCGCGTCTATACCAAGTTCAAGACCGGCATGTAA